The Pseudalkalibacillus hwajinpoensis DNA window GCATACCAGGGGTCCGCATTTTGATTATGGTAACGATGAAATTAATGCCCCCCATTATCGTACCGAGACCTGCAACCTGGAGGCCAATAGGGTAATAGCTGTTACCTGGCCCTGGAGTGAATTCCTTTAAAGCGAGGGGAGCATAGGTGGTCCATCCGGCGTTAGGGGAGCCACCAGCTACAAAACTCGCATTAATGAGAATTCCTCCAGAAATAAATAGCCAGAGGCTTAATGAATTGAGAAACGGAAAGGCGACGTCCCTTGCGCCGATTTGTAGGGGAACAATCACATTCATCAGTCCAATGAGGAGAGGGGTTGCAACTAGAAAGATCATCACAGTTCCGTGTGTACTCGTAAGTTGGTTAAATCTATCCCCCTGAAATACCCAGAATTCATTCGCTGGAAAAGCCAATTGCATGCGAATGAGAAGTGCTTCGATTCCTGCCGTATAAAAAATAGGAACGATACAAATAAATACATAACGCCGATTTTTTTATGGTCAGTTGAAGTCATCCAAGCCCAGAGCCACTTCCATTTATGATATTTCGTTAATAAATAGACTGCTGCAATCGCCATGATTGTGAAAGACAGATCAGCAAAGATAATATCTGATGGTAATGACATAAAGTAATCAATAATCGTGCTCATTTGTTAATCCTCCTCTCTCTCAGCTGAAGACTTTACCCAGTTTAAGAATTCATCTTTCTCCACAACATCTGTATTGAAGCTCATTAAAGCGTGGTTTGCGCCACAGAGTTCCGCACATTTCCCGTCATACGTACCAGGTTCAATTGCTGTCAGAACAAGCGTATTCTCCTGATGAGGAAGAGCGTCTTTTTTTCCGCCAAGTCTTGGGATCCAGAATGAATGAATCACATCTTTTGAATGCAGTTTAAAAATAACAGGACGATTGACTGGAAGTTTAAGTTCGTCTAGAAGAGTAATATTGTACTCAGGGTAGTGAAAGGTCCATTGAAACTGCTCTGCAGTTACCTCCACAATGAGGGGGTTTTGATCATTTGTAGGTGTTTCATCAAGCTGATATGTAGTAGCAAGCGTTGGTACCGCAAGGACGACTAAAATCACAATTGGAAGCACGATCCAGGTGATTTCAACCTTTTTGTCACCTTCTATTTGAACTGGAAAATCATATTCCTGCCCTGGGCGCTCACGGTATTTAATGAGAAAACGGGTAAATAATGTGAAAACAACGATTAATACGATGCTCATTAGTAATAAGCTAAACCAGAGGAGACTTAATTGTTCTTCAGCTGCAGTGCCTTTTGGGTCAAGAAGGGCAATATTAGAGCATCCCGATAGAAGAACAAGTACAAAACATATGGTAAGACGGTTCATCGTCTTTAACATTAGATTTCACTCCTTCCATTACCTGTTTATTTGTCTTTTGTCAGTACCCCTAATAAGAAATGATAAAACGAGAAGTGAAAGCGTTTGTAAATGATGTTCAAAAGATCATGCCCTTTTATATGATCTATTTTCATATTCGT harbors:
- the coxB gene encoding cytochrome c oxidase subunit II, translated to MLKTMNRLTICFVLVLLSGCSNIALLDPKGTAAEEQLSLLWFSLLLMSIVLIVVFTLFTRFLIKYRERPGQEYDFPVQIEGDKKVEITWIVLPIVILVVLAVPTLATTYQLDETPTNDQNPLIVEVTAEQFQWTFHYPEYNITLLDELKLPVNRPVIFKLHSKDVIHSFWIPRLGGKKDALPHQENTLVLTAIEPGTYDGKCAELCGANHALMSFNTDVVEKDEFLNWVKSSAEREED